In Silene latifolia isolate original U9 population chromosome 6, ASM4854445v1, whole genome shotgun sequence, the genomic window ATGTGCATTCTGATGGATCCCATATACAGTCTGCCTTTTTGAAGTATTATGAAACTTTACTTGGGACTGCTGGGCATACTACCCCTGTTTGTGCCTCTGTGGTTCAGCAAGGTCCTATTTGTAACTCTGAGCATCACTCTATTCTACTGGTCCCTGTCACTAAGAAGGAAATTAAGGAGGCATTTTTTTCTATTCCAACTCATAAGGCCCCTAGGCCTGATGGTTTCTCTAGTGCCTTCTTTAAAGATTCTTGGTCTGTTGTTGGTGATGAGGTGTGTGATgccattttggattttttttcaGTCTGGTAAGATGCTTCAACAGATCAACCATACCTTCATTACTTTGATTCCAAAAATTGACAATCCTCAAAATGTCACACAATTTCGTCCTATTTCCTGCTGCAATGTCTTATATAAAGTCATTTCTAAAATTCTGTGCACTAGACTCTTCTCTATTTTGCCTTCTATTGTCAGTAAGAATCAAGGAGGGTTTGTTAAGGGGAGGAGTATTGCTGAAAATATTCTCATTTGCCAGGATCTTGTGAGACTCTATAATAGAAAGGCTGTTTCCCCTAGATGTTTGATGAAAATTGATCTCAAAAAAGCCTATGATTCAGTGCATTGGGACTTTGTGGAACAAATGCTTATTGCcttatgatggggcatattctgcacccgctgaccagtcagcatattgagcaaggtcaaagatatccacagcaagtcaacgtcttaaacagcctaaccgacggcacctgtcggcctgtctcttgtgcctcggcggggacaactggccagccgaggcacacatccgcgaactcatatccaagacccctcgccggtgagtcaacagggcctgccggcctgccatgggtccctcggccgaggggtagatcagtctttccacctgctagccacttggccacttggccactacgtgacaaaaggtgaaagtctataaatactcctcaactctcattgaggaggagatcgacaatttaacctaagaatcactattcatctggtaatatcttccttatctctctacaatatatacttcaccaagtaacaacaacttatctttctaagtttactgacttgagcgtcggagtgagttcgctcggcccaaagccgagccctcagtttgctcattgtttcaggagaccgcaaggaggagtcaaccaaagacgtcattctacaagcacgggtggtaacgtataactgctctggaattacacccggaacaccttAAACTTCCCTACTCAATTTATTCATCTGGTTATGATTTGTGTAAGAACTGCTTCTTACTCTTTGGTGCTTAATGGAGAGAATTTTGGGTATTTTAAAGGGGCAAAAGGGTTGAGGCAAGGGGATCATATCTCCCCTCTCTTTTTTACTATTACCATGGAATACCTAAGTAGGATTTTGGCTCATGTTACTGCTACTATGCCTTTCAAGTTTTACCCTCTGTGTAGCCAGCTCAAGTTATCCCACctcatgtttgctgatgacctgCTTCTCTTCTCTAAGGGGGATACTACTTCCATTATGATTCTTCTTAGAGCTTTTGCAACCTTCTTTGGTATCCACTGGTCTTCAAATGAACTCTCTGAAGTCTAACATCTATTTTAATGGGGTTGCTTCTAGTGTCAAAAGTGATATCATGCAGATCTCTGGTTTCTCTGAAGGAGCTTTGCCATTTAAGTATTTGGGGGTGCCTATTTCTGCTGGTAGGCTCACTGTAAAGAACTGCTCTTGCCTTATTGAGAAGATTACTGAAAGAATCCATGGTTATGCTGCCAAGAAATTATCTTATGCTGGTAGATTAACCTTGGTGAATTCTGTTCTTACCACTCTATATACATACTGGGCTTCTATTTTCATTCTGCCAAAGGGAGTGTTAAGGAGAATTGATGCCCTTTGCAGAAACTACTTATGGGATGGGTCAACTGAGTATGTTAGATCCCCTCTTGTTAGCTAGGAAAAGGAGTGTGTTCCAAAAGATGAAGGTGGACTTGGTATTAGGCATAGCATTGCCTGGAATCTTGCTTCAATCTGTAAGCTCTCCTGGTGGATTTATTCTAATCAGGATAGTCTGTGGGTACAGTGGGTACACCACATTTATATGAAAGATGTTCCCTGGTCTCTTTATAAACCTAAACATGATGCTCCTTGGACCTGGAAGACTATTTGTAAAGTTAAGGACAAGTTCATAGCTGGTTTTCCACTACTGGACTGTGGCTGCCATGTCCTTCTGGTTACTTAGTTAGTAGTGGTTACCAGTGGATCAGACAAAAATTTCCTACTGTTACCTGGAATAAAATGATTTGGAATTCCTGGTGCATTTCAAAGCACTCTTTTATAAGTTGGCTAATTGCTCGTATAGCTTTGCAGCTGAAAGATAAGCTTTTCCTGTTGGGAATCATTCCTGATGATATTTGCTTTCTCTGTGGCTCAGCACTTGAAAACCATCAACATCTGTTCACTCAGTGCTGTTATACCAGAAAGCTTGTTGCCTTGCTCAGTCTGAAATTGAATATTGGTCTGCCTGTAGCTAACCTCTTAGTCTGGATGCAGACTAAACCACGGGCAAAAATTAAGAAGCAGGTTACTATTGTTTGGATTCAAGCCTTGTACTACACTATCTGGCATCAGAGGAATAAGGCTAGAATTGAAGGGGTTGTTCAACGACCTGAACATGTTTTTCAGCAGATTCAGTGCTTACTTAAATGTCGATTTTTAGAGTGGCATGTTTGTATCAAACGGAGTAATGATAGGGCATGGTTTAAGACAGTAACTTATTAGCTGCCTTTTACTTAGCCTTAGAATTGTATCCAAAATGGATAGTTTGTAATAGCTTGTTTATGATCTTAATGAGAATTTctaacctttcaccaaaaaaaaaaaaaaaaaaaaaaacgctatTCAACTTGAGGTAAACATAATTCAACTTTGATTTGTGCTATCATATAGCTTATCTTAGTTATTAAATAATGATCTTTCCACACTCCTATAGTGGTAATTTTCTTATATTTTGTTTCACCTAACATACATAATAACCTAATAGACATGAAAGTatatctttttcttttgtttaagGCTTTGCTTGACTTTTGTTAAAACAAAGTTATTGATATTGAATGAAAAATTAAGGAATTACTGTATTTTGTGGGGTGTTACTTTAATTCTTTCCTATAATATTTGACCGTGATGGAGCAATTAATTTGGTCTGGATGGATTAAATTACCTTTTGTATATTTCTTGCTGCTCAAGCTTAATTAGTCACTACATCCAATATTAGATAAAATACTGCGATAACTCTTTACAGTATACACAAATATGTGCAGAGGATTGGGTTCGTTTCAGAATTTAGCCGAGGAATTTGAGTGAATTCACTCGCTTAACTATGGTGGCGTGGGAGTCTGGAATGACTGCAATAATGTGTTTCATGGGGGTGTTGCTAAAGACCCGAGAGTGGTAGTCGATCAGGTCCTTGCCTACTGGGGTAGCTATAGCGAGGTGTGTAATGAGATGGGTAGTGGGGTGAAGAACAAGCGTGTTGAGGTTGCGGCTAAGTGGGGCCCTCCACCAAACATGT contains:
- the LOC141588176 gene encoding uncharacterized protein LOC141588176, encoding MEYLSRILAHVTATMPFKFYPLCSQLKLSHLMFADDLLLFSKGDTTSIMILLRAFATFFGIHCVKSDIMQISGFSEGALPFKYLGVPISAGRLTVKNCSCLIEKITERIHGYAAKKLSYAGRLTLVNSVLTTLYTYWASIFILPKGVLRRIDALCRNYLWDGSTEYVRSPLDSLWVQWVHHIYMKDVPWSLYKPKHDAPWTWKTICKVKDKFIAGFPLLDCGCHVLLLKDKLFLLGIIPDDICFLCGSALENHQHLFTQCCYTRKLVALLSLKLNIGLPVANLLVWMQTKPRAKIKKQVTIVWIQALYYTIWHQRNKARIEGVVQRPEHVFQQIQCLLKCRFLEWHVCIKRSNDRAWFKTVTY